Within Aedes aegypti strain LVP_AGWG unplaced genomic scaffold, AaegL5.0 Primary Assembly AGWG_AaegL5_hic_scaff_1875_PBJ_arrow, whole genome shotgun sequence, the genomic segment TATGCAATATTATAATCGTTGCTTATTTGTTAACCTTCGGACACATGGAGAAATGACGGtcgaatgttaaaaaaaaagttgcatagCTGTAGCTGATTTATCAGTTCAGCAATGACAAGCTGCACGAGTGCAcagataagttgaaagaacagctcatttttaaaaaaaggatTAATTACCTATGAAGCCCAAAAATTTGGAGATGCTGCATATATACATGATGTGAAGAAATCTTAGACTCCTcttttgtattttgaaggaagaaCCTCCTCTGCCCATTATGTTCGGTagtaatttcaaacatttttcagtcAACATTGTACAAATTTCCGGTATATagtccttccgggtaatggttctCCGGTAAATGGTAATGGTAATGgttcttccggtaaattgcattcaagGTATCGATTTTCCGGGTTATGTCGGAGAACCATCcataacggtaaacgcgcagctatccaGCAAGACCAAGCCGAGGGTCGTGGATtagaatcccaccggtcaaggatcttacAGGAAATTTCTCGACTTCCAAGGGCATGCAGTATCTTCGTACATGGGATATGcaaaattttgatcaatttcaaatgcttataactttgtGACAAAAGAATGATATTGGATGCATCCGGAAGCAGTCCACGGTAAATTTGGTCTATTTTCAGTAACTTGCTtgaccatgcatattggccacaaGACTCCGGAGATGTTCCGTATTTTTTCAAGGTTATGTAAAATGACTGTTATTGGATTTGCAAACTATTgtcatttgaaaattatattgagcAACTACCGTTTTTTAGgtccagtgttttatacaactttaatGATTTGTagtttgtgacgtgctggaacatttctgagagcaGATTCTGCCACCCAAAATTTACTGGAGACACATCATTTTGCTCCCTTGTtgctagataactcgaaaatccaAATTTCGAACTATTCAACATTGAAAGTTTGACCGTTGCACAAGGTACAGATAATATTATTGAAAAGTAATCTTTGACTTCTTtactttgaatcacacgcttatgatcTGAGAAAATCTGTCagatttaattattatttatgtttagACATATTGAACCCTAAAAATAGAAAGTTTGAGTTATCTAGTTATAGCATTAAGGGGATGATTTGATCcctgagacacgcaaacatgttatttttttttcactgtaaTAATCAATCCAAAGTCCTCAAATTATTTATGACTTAGTTTGCCACGGTCACCTCACAGTCATATTTTGAAACATCAAAATGAAATTAGTTCAAGCAAACATAAACCAAGAAGGATTTTAATGTAACTTTATATTCAAACATACGCAGTCACAACGGATTGTCCTCTCATCAATTTTCACCCCCAATTACCCCAACTGATGACTAACTCGCTCTAGCTAGTTCCAGCTAGGTTTTGCGCGCAACTCTCTTGCCCCACAGTTAATTCAACATGTTTGAAATTCGTCATCACCACGCCACTCACCTCTGATAGACCTCCGGGTTGGCAATATAATTGGCCCAGTCAGCCAGATAGATAGTGGCCGCCTTAATCCACCGTCGCCGGAAGCTCTGGTTCTGCAGCGTGGCAAACAGCTTATCGTAGTCCAGTTTTCCATCGCGACCCACAAATCCCTTAAACACCGTATCCAGTCCGATCTTGGTCCACAGGGCTTGTGCCAGCTCGGATTGTGTAAACTGATCCCACATGACGTGGATGTGCTCCAGGAAGGGTGGCAGAACCCACGAGTGATCCTTGTGCTTTTCCTGAGTCTTTTCCATGTCTGGACCGGAGAAGGATTGGAACGCCTGGACGGCTAGTGGCAATAGATTGGCGATCGTGTCCCCATTGAATCCAGGATGTTGAGGTTCCCGATCTTCGTCATGATCGACGCTGTTCTGATTGGCCAGCCAAGTTTGAGCAACGGTCAGAACGGTATCAAGGATGGGGTTACCCTCTTCGGCTCTCTGCTGACGCTTCTGTCGTTTGTTGGATCGTCTCTGGGGTTGTTGATCCTCGTTCGCTCCAGCGAACATTTGGATCACATTGCCAATCAGAGCGGGATCAAatccaccaccaccacctccgGCATTGCCACCATTGGCCCCGGCCAACATGCTTCCGATTCCGGAAAGGATCGCTCCAACACCATCATTGTTGGACTTGGCACCACCTCCGGCATTAGCATTGGCCATCAGTGGCAACAGCATGGAAGCGATTCCCGTCAGCCCAGCTGCCGCATTTCCACCGCCTCCATTTTGATTTCCAAGAGACTGCAAGAACTCCGAGGCCATATCCAGGAACGGACTGCCTTCGTCATCCCGGACGTTCGATCGCTGTGTCGTATAAGCACTTCCACTAATCGAAAATATCACCAATGATATCACGCACAGGTATTTACCGTTAACCTTCATCATGCTTCTTTTCCTATCTAAAGTAGGTCACTatcagttgcgaactaacaaaaaaaaaacgcggtgCTAATCGATTCTGTGTTTGCTCAGTATTTCTCTCCAAAAATGTTTCGTCACTCTTATTCCGAACCCACGAAAAACATCTCCTAACCCCCCtggacttaaaaaaaaactgtgtcaCGCCCTCGAAAGAGCCCTTTTGCTGACGAGGGCAAACCAGGAGCTAAACGTAACGTTCCACGTACGATTCGAACCGATCAAGATCTAGCACAGCACTGAGCCATCCGGGACACGTAAGACGTTCAAGAAGTCTCGCTCTCGGCGGCAAGAGTTGCGCTCTTCCCATCCCGGACGGAGCCCCGGAGAAACAGGTTGGCTGGCTGGCTGAACAGAGCAACACACAATTGTACAACAGAAGGAGAAACcaagaaagaaagaaaaatgtatCTTTATAACAGTAATTCTTTCTTCACGTCTTCCCGGCTGGCCGGCTTGCTGGCTGGATGGCTGATTTCATTTGCCAGCACTTGGTTGCATTCATACGATCGAATTTACACCCAAAGCATTTTTCAGCGCATTTTTTCACACGCAATTTTTCTGATCATTAATATGATACCTCTTcggttatttgcaaatatttttgaagccattttattATTCTTCCTTTAGAGTAACGTGGCGACCTTGATGGAATGGAAAATATTtccatgatgataataaatcttcgagctgtttagtagaatacctataagtagatgaaaaaaccgaatttagtactgtaccatttaattccactagagtttgtatcctttgacagatacgcgtatttcgacctcaactgtaaggccgtcttcagtgtcgtgtctagtacacgacactgaagacggccttacagttgaggtcgaaatacgcgtatctgtcaaaggatacaaactctagtggaattaaatggtacagtactaaattcggttttttcatctactcaaatatttccagaaaaactgttttaaagACACAAATACCGCACAGTAGACCTTTGATAAattggctacaattttgctgaacatacttaAGGGCTGTGACGAACTAAAATTCAAAGtcctgtatattttttcttagctATATTTCCGCTCTTAAAATGTTATTGAAGTTCGAGTATATACTTCAAAATTAGTATACCATGAGTGAACTTACTATTCCAATTTTCACTAAACATCGTTAAGATCTCTGCTAAGAGATTCTCAACATGATTTTGTGTTATTGGTTAAATTGTTTTGCAGCAACAATAGAAGGAAATCTCCCCtccacctgggagggagaaaccaatacgaaatttatgtacgtcaaggtgagccgagattttgctgtcacgaactgtcactgtgagcccagatctaaaacaatggacaaacatgataaaagcgcgtaattcatTAAAACGTATTTTAGCATTTTATCAAatatgacaaaaaatcgattgaaaagctattcatgcttattcaaaagtaatgtcacaatacagtcatccctccatgagtcgatgttccattactcgatatcgactcatggaaccatactaaaaacataaaatcatggttactatgatggtcccttcaaacagctttccaaagaatagctgttccatgactcgatatttccatgagtcgatggtcccttcaatatcgactcatggaggtttgactgtagcaccttttatcctgattgaatataaagtgttcAAATGCGCATTATTTAACTTTatccaataaaaacaaaaattaaatgcacagaaaacttcggccctttttccatatttgtccagaacgatcgaaggaacacaacaaaagaaaactagcgattttcatcaagtctgccttgactgtcgttggcaagctgatGTTTTCTTGCAATTCGAAATAACTTTCTGTCATATTTTgtgtgtaatatcggtgcctccctcccagcccTCCACCAGCTTGACGATGATTCCCCTTTCCGTATTCTATGTCAATGTACCAGAAATGTGGAATAATAGAGACATTGATGTTATgagtaacattaaaaaaaatccaacaaaaaaatcaaatcccgATATCTGTCCAAAAATAACAAACTTTCGGTGCACCTTCGAATGAATGATGTTTCTTGTTAATATAAGCCTTTCTTCCTTTTGCttgttttgagtttttgaactaACACTCTTGAGGTTCTGAATGGAGATCGCAGTAAGCCGCGATAGCGACCGGTCGCAAAATTGCTCCAGTCACGAATTTTCACTCTATAATTTTAGGGTACTGGTTGATATTCGGCTGACGATTGTGACATTTACGGTGACACGGGAGagcgtgttattttccctatctttcgtctcactccaacaattatcatcaaaactttgtggaagcaaatctcgagttttactgaatcgatgaagctgaaaatgtattgggttgtgcactacatgtatagaatcatagtgagaCATTTTCGCAACGATATATGAAGTGgatcttgggatttgcttctagGAATGGATAGAGTAATTATGATGACGTCTCGTGTGGCCTTAAAAGTGACTTGGATTTTACAGTTTTGTTAAAGAAGCATTTATTGTTATCATATAAAAAGTTTGTAAACATAGTAAAAAGTCTTTGCCGTAATTCTGCAGGGAGAAAGATCAACTATTCCAATCTGAAGAAACTGAAACTGAGAAAAGGAAAAGTGTTTCTCATCGGTCAAGATTTGTGAAATCGAAGCCTTCGCAAGATAAAGAAGAGCAGTATTAGAGTTGGGTTTCTTTTGCATTTCGCTAGCTGAAAAATGGTACCTCCGGCAGCTACAATGGATGAAATTCCCATGAAGACATGCTCTGACATTCGGTGAGAACTTTCCTTTCATCATTCTACTTTATTTCTTACATCATTCTACTTTATCCTTCATCATTCTACTTATTTTGTCGCAATAACTAAAAAATAACCTTTCAATAGTTCGACAATAAAATTGTCGACGCATAGATAgatgactttttcaaattgAGGCTACATGATGCGATTCATGTCATAACCAAGATTAATCCTGATTatgtagcttttgaaccctcccactaacaatcATCCTTCCTGTAAAAACCATGgggatgcagaggtgatctcggtctctagtagcaatggacgaCCTTTCCTTCCCAgatgactgtaaggacgtgACCGGCGCCTTTATTGacattacagtcgactctccacatctctatgttctacatctcgatatctctccctatgtcgatgatttcataagtcccttcagtctgcatacattttcactctccatatctcgatatcctccctatctcgatatctccatatctcgatgtgtttctgttcatttttcgttctcaattttctctccgtatgtcgatatgaccaatatcgaaggttactagaccaatgttttgggattcaaaacaaattaggagcgcgaaatgacgtttgtttgtgtattactggtattactttcttggcaacggagtgtttttcaatctagtattcatcaaaaatttgttctatgtctcgatctctccctatctcgatggtcccttcgatatcgagatgtggagagacgACTGTACTATgattggagttctcgaaattgTACAATGAAGatgtatgctactcccaagctgcatctgtttccctgtacaattttgattattccagtCAATTGCGGACTAGCAACCACGAATTGTActgtcatcaatgcttatgcttatgattATGCTCATCGTTCTAGTGGTTCTGTATGTTTTTTGCCATATATTTCATAGAGAACTCTATTGGCCTAAAATGTAAAAAGATCAAAATTGTAAACCTTCTTGATAATTAAAATCATGTATAATTATCagtttaaatgaaaattaacaGGAATAATTGTAAAATCTCTAAATCTAAAATGTGAGTAATTGGAATGTTCTGTCAATTTggcaaaattttttttaacgcTCTTTATGATCTATTGTCACAAAGAAACAAAGCTAAAAAGAGCTGTATATATGCGCTTGAcatatttttgagactgttgATTGTTAAATGGAACAAACCTTAAGTGTCAATGTCCTTAAGGTACTGCGAGGCAAGTGGGAactaaaaaaacgatagtttgaacaaaatgttcaatataatttttaaatgaaaacattttgcAAATCCAACGACGCGGTCACATTTTGGCAAAATATTTGCTAGTGTGTGTatgaatttgaataatttcgaaattgttaaAACCTCAGAAGAAAGTTGTAAAATGAGCCactggacgcagttacctcgttaaacggggcaagtggaacACATCCAAATTCATGCAATtcataggattgataaatcatagattgaGTGCATATTTAATGTTCATAAGGGATCAATCATAAAATACGTAGCTGAcgctttagaaaaaaaagtgcatttaaTAGTATATCACATCGcacttaatattaactgaaaaagaAGCACAAATAGCATAAGAAGGAATCAAACATGTTACAAATAaatcatttataagttattaATAAAACAGTAGCACGTAAACTTTATTATTGTTACACATGGCAAAAATCTTATTAACTGGATGGAATCGTTTTTTGTAATCactaaatttggtagaaataccAAATAAAGtacaataaaaatagaaaagtaatctcattatacatttcaaatttcaactcTGTCTTTGTTCAACTAtaaatagggtagaagcaccggttttggtcaTACGCCAGTTggagccatagtggattatgaACCGTTTAAAAGCCAATcaacatgaaaccttttgtgttcagtagatcacttTCACATGATAGAGTCACATTTATTTAAGCGTCCAAATTCTTCAAAACAtgagaaaaacaattaattttccttataattttaactcacatacacctaatttggtcAGGGCATcctatataatttttattaacattttctcttaggctggccaaaaccgcaGCTTTTACCCTACATATTTCGAAactaaaaaacaataaaaatatatagaaaaataagtcattttccatttttcttatgtgtattttgttttctgcgtccctcccgaaatgtcagataggaacaaccccagcgttaaaactaaaagccctgtagtgtttttgtcgacatagcgaacgtcaaacattatCAAAAGTGTtaaggttcatttatgaaccCAATTTTTGagttaaagtttaaatatgttatagccgttatttgatcgggaaaaattgtttaagtaattgcagtaacatgctctttcgtgttactaaataaaaacaagatttcattcaacattttaggaccctattatgataaaaatcattctcccaaaatttgaagtgattcggaagaaatttgtttgtgCACATTccatttaaagtttgtatggaaattactatggaaaaggcgcactgtaatctccatataaacttcaaatggcgtgtgcaaatttcttccgaatcatttcaaactttgggaggatgctacttactataataaaaatcgtttaagcataggggagctaaaatttcaaaatttgcatcactctaatagttatataatattgctgtgtgcgtttgaaatgcaaatgtcaaatgcgggaacaccaaacgcggtaagatttttcacaagaatgtcaaagatagatttttcttgctagggcggcggtgatttatataATCGTTTCTAGgtatcctttgattgttttgtgttaccgcatttggagaaTGTTTGctcaagatttgcatctcaaatgcaaacagcaatattacaTTATATTAAATGCTTAGCTAGTaagcatgcaacttttgttttgcggataactCAGTAGCCCGAAGACTTAGAtatatggcgtcttcggcaaagttattcagtagcacAACAGCTACGACATTTTGTCACCAGGTGGCGCAAATGAGCAAGAAACTTTTGTTCTGCAGATAGCTCAGgcgcctgaccacttagaaagatagcgtcttgggcaaagtgtTTCtggttcaagggctaacattattttagCAATGAGGTTCGAGATTTCGCCACCAGGTAGGTGgctctagtgagcatggaacttCTGTTTTGCGCATAACTCAGTAGCCTGACAACTTGGAAAGAtaacgtcttcgacaaagttgttcagtagcgcAAGGAATAACGAAATTTTGTCGCCTGGTGAtgctattcgtgatcaaacgtcaacatcccaccgcaaaatcacTAATacccttcttctttctggcgttatgtccccactgggacaaggcctgcttctcagcttagtgtttttatgagcacttccacagttattaactgagagcttactatgccaatgaccatttttgcatgcgtatatcgtgtggcaggtacgatgatactttatgccttttatatcctgcaaataaagaataaaataatatgttaatctgtCCACGTTCGGGAAGTCTGTCCCTTCTGCGCATACAGCAGCCATTATTAATAGCTAAGAAATTTagtaggtacgaacaagtaaaaggtaccataGTCATAGGGTAGTATAATGACTAATACTTGatataggtagacatgacagtcctttcccTTTATAAACAttctaataactctttaaaaagacacctacacgttaCAATAACTCATACAATGAACAATCGAAAAAATACCCAGAAAATTCCACAATTTAATCTTCAAATCACAAATTTGTTCATgactacaacaaaacattcaaaccattggattcatactgcttaacattacatttgacaaattcgtcaacactaaagaacaaaTCCGTTTATCTCAATACAGCAATCGCTACACAAAggaacaactatgttcacaataaacgacaatttcgtcagctctaAAGAACAATTTGGCTCAACTCATATAGGCAATTTCACCacacttttcaaaaacaaattaaattggCAATTCGCCATCccaaagaaaaacaattatctccaacacacgtttccatgatcctcgtcgccacttttatatcctgcaaataaagaataaaataatatgttaatctgtCCACGTTCGGGAAGTCTGTCCCTTCTGCGCATACAGCAGCCATTATTAATAGCTAAGAAATTTAGTAGGTacgaacctgggagggagaaaccaatacgaaatttatgtacgtcaaggtgagccgagattctgctgtcacgaactgtcactgtgagcctagatctaaaacaatggacaaacatggaaaaagcgcgtaattgattaaaacgtatttttgcattttatcaaatgtgacataaaatcgattgaaaagctattcatgcttattcaaaagtaatgtcacaatagcaccttttatcctgattgaatataaagtattcaaatacgcattattttactttttccaattaaaacgaaaattaaatgcacagaaaactttggccctttttccatgtttgtccagaacgatcgaaggaacacaacaaaagaaaactagcgattttcatcaagtctgccttgattgtcgttggcaagctggagttttcttgcaattcgaaataactttgtgtcacatttcgtgtgtaatatcggtgcctccctcccaggtacgaacaagtaaaaggtaccataGTCATAGGGTAGTATAATGACTAATACTTGATATAGGTGGACATGacaatgccctgggaagtcgagaaaatttccaacccgaaaagatcctcgaccggtgggattcgaacccacgaccctcagcttggtcttgctgaatagctgcgcgtttaccgctacggctacctGGGCCCcactaataccctccgttatatgaattatggtggAGCGTCGATCGTCACAAGTTTCTCGTTGAACAGtcaatagagcgctgcatatgacgagcctaacctcacttatttgacagctgctggtcctgttgtttacgtttcggacttagtcgttttttccatcattttttcatcttcgcatttctatcaccagcatgttgatggtgacgattttccacggtaggaagatagaataatacgatccgtgggtatctgcagtggatttgacctcttctcgcagcaaactttcacgaagttaagaatgattcgaaaaaagtactaagtccaaactgtaaacaacaggaccagtacctgtcaaaattgaagcatgacgtcacagtgcagtgggcAATTGAGCATTAAACTTTTGGTggaagtggtcaggctactgagctatccgcaaaacataaGATCCATGCTCACTAGAGCCGCCTGTTGACAAACTCTCGAACCTCTTTGctaaaataatgttagcccttgaacctGAAACACTTTGCCCAAATAATGGCTGTGGTAATTTCATCATCCGGAATTCCACGTATCACTACAAACACAGATATTACTAAATACTATTCGTTACGCTCCACAATCTTCATGGCTCTTCCAAGCCTTTATGCTTCCCGCACAAAGCAACAATTACACTCTAAACTTGCTGCACCCATTCTGCATCACCTTTCACTACGTAACAAGATATATTTACCTAGCCGACCAAGGTTGATTCATCCAAGGCAccacatcaacttttttttttataaaacggAAATAATGTTTACATTTTAGTAGTTTCTTGTTTTCCACTTTAAAGACAAAATCCCTATCAGAGTTAGCCAACTTTTCCTGTAAGTCTCCTAAATAAAAAAgtctattttttataaatgcttAATTGATATTTGTTTAGCAGTCATTTGCTCGGAATCATTTACTTTACTCCTCGAAAATCTCAATATTCTTGAAAGTCTTCTGCTTATGCTGTTACTGGTTAATTaatatttgattttgaattcTACCACAGATGTGTTATAATATCTCTATCGTCAATCAACTTTATATGCACGGAAAAAAAAAGTCTTGTAAGATTGACATAATCGTTCCGATAGTTGCTTTAACACGGCATCCGATTATTTACTATGGTTTCTTCTAAACTATCGAAATGGTTCACCCATTTAATCTTTCTGTTGTTTCTACTTTGAATAATACAatcatacaatatttttgaatcaagtttatttttttcggatgaGCTTATTCTCGAtaatttatatgttttttttttctgttcgggacataaaccactgcgaccaatatttgatctattgtagtatatcccgtgtcctttgtttagtgcatgtcgtgttaccttatcactattgagaagcgataaagtattcggttttctttCAGTTGTAATTCccaacttgatcacaggaaaagattctaattgaaaggttccgctatcTATACCCTTTAAAGAATGTGGTGGGATCACTCTtcacaggcgcgcccctttatcagtcaaaatcggatcccttgataaagccaagaaGTTACCCCGATATTGTCCATGTATCAGAATCCAAGTCCTttcttcttcaaactagagaactaaataaataaaagattagaaaacaaattgttgcattcgactcatttttttttccttgtctcaagaccattctcggcaactggaaAAAACcaagacttgtcactttcaacaaggtttaaaaatgtaacaaggactaaaaaatgttcctttgattactataatatcctgttctcttagtttgaagcagtcagaactagggttcactggtagatggGGTAAAGCATAACGCACCAGGAAAAGGttatctacccgcgttatgggttaTTTCAGTGGcacaaccaagggggggttttgggggtcaaaccccccccccccccccccagagctGAAAAATATATGTGACTTACATGaccatttttaaatttaacactACAATCTACAAACACCGGACCAGTAGGCTTTATTACCAGTTGTAGTATTCTGAATGGTGCCTTTGTTTTGAATAGGACCTCACGATTTAGGTATTAGTAAACGTGAGAAATTTACGTTTCTATGCTGGCTTTGAACGATATTATATGCGTCAAACATTTGTACATGCATATATATTGGGACATTTTTAACAGCTGATTGATGTATTACCCAAAGCTTCTACAGTCTTTTCGTTGGCTTAGCATTTAGTTGAATTTTAAATCATTCAGGGCACGTAAATTCTCGATTATTTCGATAATTTTCTTTGATTACGAATAAAATCCTACAAACGCTCAAAGGGGATGGCAGTTCCGTTCTTAAtctgaaaaataacaaatatttgTGTACAAGCTAGGAATGTTTCAAAATCTGCAATGCCGATTCCTTTTCATCCAA encodes:
- the LOC110680812 gene encoding uncharacterized protein LOC110680812 produces the protein MMKVNGKYLCVISLVIFSISGSAYTTQRSNVRDDEGSPFLDMASEFLQSLGNQNGGGGNAAAGLTGIASMLLPLMANANAGGGAKSNNDGVGAILSGIGSMLAGANGGNAGGGGGGFDPALIGNVIQMFAGANEDQQPQRRSNKRQKRQQRAEEGNPILDTVLTVAQTWLANQNSVDHDEDREPQHPGFNGDTIANLLPLAVQAFQSFSGPDMEKTQEKHKDHSWVLPPFLEHIHVMWDQFTQSELAQALWTKIGLDTVFKGFVGRDGKLDYDKLFATLQNQSFRRRWIKAATIYLADWANYIANPEVYQR